The Gemmatimonas phototrophica region ATGCTTACGGTACGCGCGCTGACCTTGGCCAGTGAATCACTGGCCACCTGAATCAGTCGCTGCGTTTGCGCGAGTGCGTCTTTGTGCTCCTGCTGGTTCTTCAGCATCTCGGCGCGCAGCGACACGATATCGCCTTGGACAATGCGAACATCGCCACGCGTCGCAAAGCAGCCCCCCGTGGCGCCAAACGCCACGAGGGGAAGCAGACGCCACACACGGTGGAAATACGGTTGGAACATGTCAGTCTCTCCGGGTGTGGCGATGCAGGTCAGCTGGCGGGCTTCAGATTCTCGCCGCCGGCCATGATTTCGAACTCGTCACGACGATTCTTCGACCACGCTTCTTCCGTGGAGCCCTGCACCGCGGGACGCTCGCGGCCGAACGACGACGTTTCGATGCGCGAGGCATCGATGCCACGGTCGGTCAGATAGCGCTTGGCCGCTTCGGCCCGACGACGGCCGAGCGCAATGTTGTATTCGTCGCTACCGCGTTCGTCGCAGTGTCCGGCGACCCGGATGCGCAACGCCGGATTCGCGTTCAGAATGGCAATCTTCGCATCGAGCGAGGACCGGGCATCATCACGCAGTTCGTCAGCGTCGTACTCGAAGAAAATCGTCTCCAGCAACCGCATGCGGGCCGACGCCACTTTCTCGTTGTAGGCGGCCATGGTGTCCACCGGCGTAGCCCGCGGCGGCGCACGGTCAGGCACACGCTCAGCGGGCGTGGACGGCGGCGTGGGTGCC contains the following coding sequences:
- the pal gene encoding peptidoglycan-associated lipoprotein Pal encodes the protein MMRSSRVMLVLMSSALVLGACKKKQPTVAPTPPSTPAERVPDRAPPRATPVDTMAAYNEKVASARMRLLETIFFEYDADELRDDARSSLDAKIAILNANPALRIRVAGHCDERGSDEYNIALGRRRAEAAKRYLTDRGIDASRIETSSFGRERPAVQGSTEEAWSKNRRDEFEIMAGGENLKPAS